A DNA window from Moorella thermoacetica contains the following coding sequences:
- the mutL gene encoding DNA mismatch repair endonuclease MutL yields the protein MLKGAGDDSLTGSQETRITILDAMTANQIAAGEVVERPASVVKELVENSLDAAARHITVEIEGGGLQLIRVRDDGRGIEPEDAPLAFARHATSKIRRAADLARITTLGFRGEALASIAAVARVEMATRPPGRPGGTLVRVAGGKPPEVTETGCPPGTSVTVKDLFYNTPARRQYLKKPSTEARAIVATVERLALGHPGVAFSLSLDGRRSLATPGNGDLQAVLAALYGLEIGRELLPFNGSGAGWSLHGFTSPPWLHRSNRDQQVLLINGRYITNRLLTWAIESCYRNVIPAGRHPLFVLHLAVDPGEVDVNVHPAKLEVRLQREQDLARQVTNLVKGALFTPRAVAPATISRSGDRKGAGSAPPVQQGFTFREPDKQARYWGEYVLRERARENREPEWPEKTGENTGAIKTREVPEGNGPVERDKPDPIGPETPAEETGKQVLPPLRALGQVFNTYILAGGEDGLYIIDQHAAHERCRYEALVKEGTPGSHPAQMLEPPLPLHLAPDMQVKLIDQIITLRELGFIIEEFGTGVFLLRSVPLGIPPGKEREVLEDFLAESTLPAPERLLKLIACHGAIKAGQSLAGAEMQKLLDDLRGVDHPYTCPHGRPAVVRLDEAQLARYFHRHLK from the coding sequence TTGTTAAAAGGAGCAGGGGATGATTCCTTGACAGGGAGCCAGGAGACCAGAATTACGATCCTGGATGCTATGACTGCCAACCAGATAGCCGCCGGGGAAGTGGTAGAGAGGCCGGCTTCAGTGGTGAAGGAGCTGGTAGAAAACTCCCTGGACGCAGCGGCCCGGCACATTACCGTGGAGATTGAGGGCGGCGGCCTACAGCTCATCCGCGTCCGGGATGACGGCAGGGGGATAGAGCCTGAAGATGCCCCCCTGGCCTTTGCCCGCCACGCCACTAGTAAAATTCGCCGGGCCGCGGACCTGGCGCGGATTACCACCCTCGGTTTCCGGGGGGAGGCCCTGGCTAGCATCGCCGCCGTAGCCAGGGTGGAGATGGCCACCCGCCCCCCGGGAAGACCGGGCGGCACCCTGGTACGGGTGGCCGGAGGCAAGCCTCCGGAGGTCACGGAAACCGGCTGCCCCCCCGGGACCTCAGTTACAGTAAAGGACCTGTTTTATAATACCCCGGCCCGGCGCCAGTATTTAAAGAAACCTTCTACAGAAGCCAGGGCGATTGTAGCCACGGTAGAAAGGCTGGCCCTGGGGCACCCCGGCGTGGCCTTCTCTTTGAGCCTCGACGGTAGGCGTTCCCTGGCTACCCCGGGTAACGGCGACCTGCAGGCCGTCCTGGCAGCCCTTTATGGCCTGGAGATTGGTCGTGAGTTGCTGCCCTTTAACGGCTCCGGCGCCGGCTGGAGTTTGCACGGTTTTACCTCGCCGCCATGGCTCCACCGTTCCAACCGGGATCAGCAGGTGCTGCTAATTAATGGCCGCTATATTACCAACCGGCTCCTCACCTGGGCGATCGAGAGCTGTTATCGGAATGTAATTCCAGCCGGCCGCCACCCCCTTTTTGTCCTTCATCTGGCAGTAGACCCGGGTGAGGTGGATGTCAATGTTCACCCGGCTAAACTGGAGGTCCGCCTGCAGAGGGAGCAGGACCTGGCCCGGCAGGTGACAAACCTTGTTAAAGGGGCTCTTTTTACTCCCAGGGCTGTCGCCCCGGCAACCATTTCCCGTTCCGGGGATAGGAAAGGCGCTGGGTCCGCACCACCGGTGCAGCAGGGTTTTACCTTCCGGGAACCGGACAAGCAGGCCCGCTATTGGGGTGAGTATGTACTAAGGGAAAGAGCCCGGGAAAACCGGGAACCGGAATGGCCGGAAAAAACAGGGGAGAATACCGGGGCAATCAAGACGCGGGAGGTACCAGAAGGAAACGGCCCGGTAGAGAGGGATAAACCCGACCCTATCGGGCCAGAAACGCCGGCAGAAGAAACGGGCAAGCAGGTCCTACCACCTTTGCGGGCCCTGGGCCAGGTTTTTAATACCTATATCCTGGCGGGGGGCGAAGACGGCCTGTATATAATTGACCAACATGCGGCCCATGAGCGCTGCCGTTATGAAGCCCTGGTAAAAGAGGGGACGCCTGGAAGTCACCCGGCCCAGATGCTGGAACCGCCCTTACCCCTGCATCTGGCCCCGGATATGCAAGTCAAGCTTATTGATCAGATAATAACCCTGCGGGAACTGGGTTTTATCATCGAGGAATTCGGAACCGGCGTCTTTTTATTACGCTCGGTTCCCCTGGGAATTCCTCCAGGTAAAGAAAGGGAGGTCTTAGAGGATTTCCTGGCGGAAAGCACCCTCCCGGCGCCGGAAAGGCTCTTGAAGTTAATTGCCTGTCACGGGGCAATCAAAGCCGGGCAATCCCTGGCAGGGGCCGAGATGCAAAAACTCCTCGATGACCTGCGGGGGGTTGACCATCCCTATACCTGCCCCCACGGCAGGCCGGCGGTAGTACGCCTGGATGAGGCCCAGCTAGCGCGGTATTTTCACCGACACTTAAAGTGA
- the miaA gene encoding tRNA (adenosine(37)-N6)-dimethylallyltransferase MiaA — protein sequence MSTLSTKEPLAAIVGPTATGKSTIALKVAARLGAEIISVDSAQVYRGMDIGTAKLLPEERVGPDGRPIPHHLIDIVDPDEPFSVADYQKLARQTITAIIRRGHLPLLVGGTGLYYQAVVDPYRFTPEGGDPRVRQELEELAAKFGDAYLHEQLKRVDPEAAKRIHPHDRRRLVRALEVFKTTGQPISAALAWRRQQESPYHLAAVALSMPRPLLYRRIEARVDAMIAAGLIEEVSRLLARYDYRLPALQALGYKEIGAYLRKEIELEEAIAILKRNTRRLAKRQLTWFRRDRRLHWWEVDPDKIEEISAAIADFISRTIDINVE from the coding sequence TTGAGTACCTTGAGTACCAAGGAACCCCTGGCGGCTATTGTCGGCCCCACGGCTACCGGTAAATCGACCATTGCCCTCAAGGTTGCCGCCCGGCTGGGGGCGGAGATAATCTCTGTGGATTCCGCCCAGGTTTACCGCGGTATGGATATTGGTACAGCAAAACTGCTCCCGGAGGAAAGGGTGGGGCCCGACGGCCGACCCATCCCCCACCACCTGATAGATATCGTCGATCCCGACGAGCCTTTCAGTGTAGCCGATTACCAGAAACTAGCCCGACAAACGATAACAGCCATCATCAGGAGGGGTCACCTGCCCCTTCTGGTCGGCGGTACAGGCCTGTATTATCAAGCGGTAGTCGATCCCTACCGCTTCACCCCGGAGGGGGGGGATCCCCGGGTCCGGCAGGAGCTCGAGGAGCTGGCGGCCAAGTTTGGTGACGCATATCTCCATGAACAATTGAAAAGGGTCGACCCGGAAGCGGCCAAACGGATACATCCCCATGACCGGCGCCGCCTGGTAAGGGCCCTGGAGGTTTTTAAAACAACCGGGCAACCCATATCGGCTGCCCTGGCCTGGCGCCGGCAACAGGAATCGCCCTATCATCTGGCGGCAGTAGCTCTCAGCATGCCCCGACCCCTCCTTTACCGACGCATCGAAGCCCGGGTCGATGCCATGATCGCAGCGGGCCTCATTGAAGAAGTTTCCCGCCTGCTGGCCCGGTACGATTACCGCCTACCGGCCCTCCAGGCCCTGGGTTATAAAGAAATCGGCGCTTATTTGCGTAAAGAAATAGAACTGGAGGAAGCAATAGCCATTTTAAAACGCAATACCAGACGTCTAGCTAAAAGGCAATTAACATGGTTCCGGCGCGACCGTCGCCTGCACTGGTGGGAAGTAGATCCGGATAAAATTGAGGAAATTTCAGCCGCTATTGCCGATTTTATTAGCAGGACAATTGATATTAATGTAGAATAG
- the hfq gene encoding RNA chaperone Hfq, which translates to MNKTQGNLQDLFLNVLRRDNTPVTIYLVNGFQLKGVVRGFDNFTVVLDADGKQQMIYKHAISTIMPFRPVNLMAESRAQAEAKQ; encoded by the coding sequence ATGAATAAAACCCAAGGAAACCTGCAGGATTTGTTTTTAAACGTCTTGCGTAGGGACAATACCCCCGTAACCATTTACCTGGTCAATGGCTTTCAGTTAAAAGGTGTGGTACGGGGCTTCGACAATTTTACCGTCGTCCTGGACGCCGACGGCAAACAGCAGATGATTTACAAACATGCCATATCAACCATCATGCCCTTTCGGCCGGTCAACCTCATGGCTGAAAGCCGGGCCCAGGCCGAGGCCAAGCAGTAA
- a CDS encoding DUF1540 domain-containing protein: MPGPKVKCKVNTCNHWMNGDLCAAGNIDIMHEEEGKMAQNPEQTQCKTFSARRGLANMIGTLDNVNWGGVLSNTFLPGGELYPSVTCIVNSCSYWAEGNHCKAEKIDVVGVNADECQDTNCYTYQRKG; the protein is encoded by the coding sequence ATGCCCGGACCCAAGGTTAAGTGTAAAGTGAATACCTGCAACCACTGGATGAATGGCGACCTCTGCGCGGCGGGTAATATAGATATCATGCACGAAGAGGAAGGGAAGATGGCCCAGAACCCCGAGCAGACCCAATGCAAGACCTTCAGTGCCCGCCGGGGGCTAGCCAATATGATCGGTACCCTGGATAATGTCAACTGGGGCGGTGTCCTCAGTAATACCTTCCTCCCTGGCGGTGAGCTTTATCCTTCCGTGACCTGCATCGTTAATAGCTGCTCTTACTGGGCGGAGGGAAACCATTGTAAGGCGGAAAAGATTGACGTGGTAGGAGTCAACGCCGACGAGTGCCAGGACACCAACTGTTATACTTACCAGCGCAAGGGTTAG
- a CDS encoding AAA family ATPase, translating into MLRVKFGPQNNKNNSWSPVRPLQNNRAGGEPEQAGRRRVEAVMAELDKMVGLEAVKNLIKELRAFVEIQQRRRGEGLAASSTVMHMIFKGNPGTGKSTVARLMGRLFKELGVLTQGQLIEVERADLVGEYIGHTAHKAREQLKKAIGGILFIDEAYSLARGGEKDFGREAIDVLVKGMEDYRDNLILILAGYREEMEYFLEINPGLRSRFPIQLEFPDYTVPELLAIARVMLAERQYVLAPEAAAELEKILRREVLFGHRYNGNARMVRNIIERAIRRQALRLVNKNRNLSRRELMYIEKEDLLRPDLPAGVKDEGSELPGGPSVCYNNTR; encoded by the coding sequence ATGCTGCGGGTGAAATTTGGTCCCCAAAATAATAAGAATAATTCCTGGTCCCCGGTTCGTCCCCTCCAGAACAACAGGGCTGGCGGGGAACCGGAGCAGGCCGGTAGGCGGCGGGTAGAGGCGGTTATGGCCGAGCTGGATAAGATGGTGGGATTGGAGGCAGTAAAGAATTTGATTAAAGAGTTGCGGGCTTTTGTTGAGATCCAGCAAAGGCGCCGGGGTGAAGGTCTGGCTGCTTCTTCCACAGTAATGCATATGATTTTTAAGGGAAATCCCGGTACCGGCAAGAGTACTGTTGCCAGGCTCATGGGCCGCCTCTTCAAAGAACTGGGTGTTTTAACCCAGGGCCAGCTCATAGAAGTCGAGCGGGCTGACCTGGTGGGGGAGTATATTGGTCATACGGCCCATAAAGCCCGCGAACAGCTTAAGAAAGCCATAGGAGGTATTCTTTTTATCGACGAGGCTTATTCCCTGGCCCGGGGTGGTGAAAAGGACTTTGGTCGGGAGGCCATCGACGTCCTGGTCAAGGGAATGGAGGATTACCGGGATAACCTGATTCTCATCCTGGCCGGGTACCGGGAAGAGATGGAGTACTTCCTGGAAATTAATCCCGGTCTGCGTTCCCGTTTCCCCATTCAATTGGAATTTCCCGATTATACCGTTCCGGAATTACTGGCCATTGCCCGGGTGATGCTGGCGGAAAGGCAGTACGTCCTCGCACCGGAGGCTGCCGCCGAGCTGGAGAAGATTCTCCGGCGGGAGGTTCTCTTTGGACACCGCTATAACGGCAATGCCCGGATGGTACGTAATATCATTGAAAGGGCCATCCGGCGCCAGGCCCTGCGCCTAGTTAATAAAAATAGAAACCTCAGCCGCCGGGAATTGATGTATATCGAAAAGGAGGACCTTTTACGGCCGGATCTGCCTGCGGGGGTTAAAGATGAGGGGAGTGAGCTTCCGGGAGGCCCATCAGTCTGCTATAATAACACCCGGTAA
- a CDS encoding aminotransferase class I/II-fold pyridoxal phosphate-dependent enzyme: MAYLDSISKLFPVDSWLVERLRQAEHASREALTAVEEVCAFNHLKVLRAFQDAGVTEFHFQDSTGYGYSDLGRDVLERIYARIFGGAAGLVRSQIVSGTHALTLTLRAILRPGDTLLAACGRPYDTLATVIGLGPRVPGTLREWGIEYREVKLDPAGRPDLAGLGAAVAEIKPRLCLIQRSRGYALRPALGVDELARIIGAVKAASRETICLVDNCYGELVEEREPGEVGADLVVGSLIKNPGGGLAPGGGYIVGREELVEEVAAALTAPGLGSELGAFENKRLYYQGLYLAPIVVREALRGAIVAASFFRDLGFKVDPLPDAPRRDIVQCLIMGKEEVLLAFCQGLQKGCPVEATTRPEPANLPGYADPVIMAGGTFIQGSSIELSADGPLRPPYAVFLQGGLSYPYTRVALLMAAQEMVNRGLIQEKWR; the protein is encoded by the coding sequence TTGGCGTACCTGGATAGCATTAGCAAGCTTTTTCCTGTTGATTCCTGGTTGGTAGAAAGGCTCCGGCAGGCGGAACATGCCAGCCGGGAAGCCCTAACCGCAGTTGAGGAGGTTTGTGCCTTTAACCACCTGAAGGTTCTTCGGGCCTTTCAGGATGCGGGGGTAACCGAATTTCATTTTCAGGATTCTACTGGTTATGGTTACAGCGATCTGGGTCGGGACGTTCTGGAACGGATTTATGCCAGGATTTTTGGGGGCGCAGCCGGCCTGGTACGGTCCCAAATTGTTTCCGGTACCCATGCCCTTACCCTGACCCTCAGGGCTATTCTACGCCCCGGGGATACCCTGCTGGCAGCCTGCGGCCGGCCCTATGATACCCTGGCGACAGTTATCGGCCTGGGTCCCCGGGTGCCAGGTACCCTCAGGGAGTGGGGGATAGAATACCGGGAAGTGAAACTCGACCCTGCCGGGCGTCCCGATCTGGCGGGACTGGGGGCAGCGGTAGCCGAGATAAAACCGCGCCTGTGCCTGATCCAGCGTTCCCGTGGTTATGCCCTGCGGCCTGCCCTGGGGGTAGACGAACTGGCGCGAATAATTGGTGCCGTCAAAGCAGCCAGCAGGGAAACCATCTGCCTGGTAGACAACTGTTACGGCGAATTGGTCGAGGAAAGGGAACCAGGCGAGGTAGGGGCTGATCTGGTGGTTGGTTCTTTAATTAAAAATCCTGGTGGTGGGCTGGCACCGGGTGGAGGTTATATAGTTGGCCGGGAGGAGCTGGTAGAAGAAGTAGCTGCTGCCCTCACTGCCCCGGGCCTGGGGAGTGAGCTGGGAGCCTTTGAAAATAAGCGCCTTTATTACCAGGGGCTCTACCTGGCACCTATAGTGGTAAGGGAGGCCCTGCGGGGGGCGATTGTCGCCGCCTCCTTTTTCCGGGATTTAGGGTTTAAGGTAGATCCCCTGCCGGATGCCCCCCGGCGGGATATTGTCCAGTGCCTTATCATGGGGAAAGAGGAAGTATTGCTGGCTTTCTGCCAGGGGCTCCAGAAGGGGTGCCCGGTAGAAGCCACGACCCGGCCAGAACCGGCTAACCTGCCCGGTTATGCCGACCCTGTGATCATGGCCGGGGGAACCTTCATCCAGGGTTCTTCCATCGAACTCAGCGCCGACGGCCCCTTACGCCCGCCTTATGCAGTATTTTTACAGGGGGGGCTCTCCTACCCTTATACCAGGGTGGCCCTCCTTATGGCAGCCCAGGAGATGGTAAACAGGGGGTTAATTCAAGAGAAATGGCGGTAG
- the lexA gene encoding transcriptional repressor LexA yields MQPDLSPQLAMVLNYIRHFIDINGYPPSIRDICKATGLRSSSTVYNYLNKLEEKGYIRRDPSRSRAIEILTPYPALTRAKNMVSVPLLGKITAGQPILAFENIEDVFPLPADLAGAENAFMLHVSGDSMIEAGILDGDYLIVRPQDTAENGDIVVALLEDEATVKYFYRYPDHIELVPANSSMQPLIVHKVTILGKVVGLYRHFS; encoded by the coding sequence TTGCAACCTGATTTATCACCTCAACTGGCCATGGTCCTCAATTACATCCGGCACTTTATTGATATAAATGGCTACCCTCCCTCCATCCGGGACATATGTAAGGCCACCGGCTTGCGTTCCAGTTCTACCGTCTATAATTACTTAAACAAGCTGGAAGAAAAAGGTTATATCCGTCGCGACCCCTCACGCTCCCGGGCTATTGAAATCCTCACCCCCTATCCCGCCCTCACCAGAGCCAAGAATATGGTCTCCGTACCCTTGCTGGGAAAAATAACCGCCGGCCAGCCCATCCTGGCCTTTGAAAATATCGAGGATGTTTTCCCCCTACCTGCTGACCTGGCAGGAGCGGAAAACGCCTTTATGCTTCACGTCAGCGGGGATAGTATGATCGAGGCCGGTATCCTAGATGGCGACTACCTGATCGTCCGGCCCCAGGATACGGCTGAAAACGGCGATATTGTTGTTGCCCTTCTGGAGGATGAAGCGACTGTAAAGTACTTTTACCGCTATCCCGACCATATTGAACTGGTTCCGGCTAACAGCAGTATGCAGCCCCTTATCGTTCACAAAGTAACAATCCTTGGAAAGGTGGTAGGCCTCTACCGCCATTTCTCTTGA
- a CDS encoding (2Fe-2S)-binding protein has protein sequence MCGSEHGSSAKPCPECGTVGKRVAGITVASLLNTAVREKISDTQYNLCLSPSCKVVYYGDDGSLFTKDQVRVPVWFKEQASPRIICYCKNVTDSDILEHVVTRQCCNSLQDIRKHTRANTGHECLTKNPAGSUCSPAVQSVIAQGLAMRDKNRC, from the coding sequence ATCTGCGGGAGCGAACACGGTTCGTCTGCTAAACCCTGTCCTGAATGTGGGACAGTTGGGAAAAGGGTCGCCGGTATAACCGTCGCTAGTTTACTTAATACGGCGGTGCGGGAGAAAATATCTGATACCCAATATAATTTATGCCTGTCACCGTCGTGTAAGGTAGTTTACTATGGTGATGACGGCAGCCTGTTTACTAAAGACCAGGTCCGGGTACCAGTCTGGTTTAAAGAACAGGCGTCGCCGCGAATTATCTGCTACTGTAAAAATGTTACCGACAGCGATATTTTAGAGCATGTTGTCACCCGGCAGTGCTGCAACAGCCTCCAGGATATCCGGAAGCATACGCGAGCTAATACCGGCCATGAATGTCTAACTAAAAACCCGGCTGGCAGCTGATGTAGCCCGGCGGTGCAATCGGTGATTGCCCAGGGGTTGGCCATGCGCGATAAAAACCGGTGCTAG
- a CDS encoding citrate/2-methylcitrate synthase: MDLQACLDYYCQLAEKNNTIDPDLYEKYNVKRGLRNKDGTGVLVGLTEIGEVHGYILDEGERTPDHGRLLYRGIDIWDIVRGFQQEGRFGFEEVCYLLLFGELPDKKRLEEFTHLLAEHRSLPDGFVEDMILKAPSNDIMNKLARSVLAAYSYDPNPDDISIRNVLRQCIELIARFPIMVAYGYQAKAHYYENKSLYIHLPQTELSTAENFLYMIRPDNQYTSLEAELLDLALVLHAEHGGGNNSAFTVHVVSSTGTDTYSVIAAATGSLKGPKHGGANIKVMKMIEDIKNNVKDWHDEEELRNYLIKILRKEAFDRSGLIYGIGHAVYTLSDPRAVLLKQKAAELAREKDMEDEFGLYLAIEKMAPELFVAEKKVDKVVAPNVDFYSGFVYKMLNIPIELYTPIFAISRIAGWCAHRIEELVSGGKIFRPAYKNVLGKKSYIPLEQR, translated from the coding sequence ATGGATCTCCAGGCCTGTCTTGATTATTACTGCCAGCTGGCGGAAAAAAATAATACGATTGATCCGGATTTATATGAAAAATATAACGTCAAGCGCGGGCTAAGAAATAAAGACGGCACCGGTGTCCTAGTCGGTTTAACAGAGATCGGGGAAGTCCATGGCTATATCCTTGATGAAGGGGAAAGAACCCCCGATCACGGTCGCTTGCTCTACCGGGGAATTGATATCTGGGATATTGTAAGGGGCTTTCAGCAAGAAGGGCGCTTCGGTTTTGAGGAAGTCTGTTACCTGTTACTCTTTGGGGAATTGCCTGACAAGAAAAGGCTGGAGGAATTCACTCATCTCCTTGCTGAACACAGGTCCCTTCCCGATGGTTTTGTAGAAGACATGATTCTTAAGGCCCCCAGTAACGATATTATGAATAAATTAGCCCGTAGTGTCCTGGCGGCTTACTCCTACGACCCCAATCCAGATGATATAAGCATCCGCAATGTTCTCAGGCAATGCATCGAGCTTATCGCCCGGTTTCCCATTATGGTAGCCTATGGGTATCAGGCGAAGGCTCACTACTATGAGAATAAAAGTCTCTATATCCATCTGCCCCAGACAGAGCTAAGTACGGCCGAGAACTTCCTGTACATGATCCGTCCAGACAACCAGTACACATCCCTCGAAGCAGAGTTGCTGGACCTGGCCCTGGTGCTCCACGCCGAGCATGGCGGCGGTAATAACTCGGCCTTCACCGTCCACGTTGTATCTTCAACAGGCACTGATACTTATTCCGTAATAGCCGCCGCAACCGGGTCTTTAAAAGGGCCCAAGCACGGCGGGGCCAATATTAAGGTCATGAAAATGATCGAAGATATAAAGAACAACGTTAAGGACTGGCATGACGAGGAAGAATTAAGGAATTACCTTATTAAAATCTTACGCAAGGAGGCCTTTGACCGGAGCGGCTTAATCTATGGTATCGGCCATGCCGTTTATACTCTTTCAGATCCCAGGGCTGTTTTATTAAAACAAAAGGCAGCCGAACTTGCCCGGGAAAAGGACATGGAAGATGAATTTGGCCTTTACCTGGCTATAGAAAAAATGGCACCGGAACTCTTTGTTGCCGAAAAGAAGGTCGATAAGGTGGTCGCTCCTAATGTTGACTTTTATTCCGGTTTTGTTTATAAAATGTTAAATATTCCCATAGAGTTATATACTCCCATTTTTGCCATATCCAGAATAGCCGGCTGGTGCGCCCACCGGATTGAAGAGCTGGTAAGTGGCGGTAAAATCTTCAGGCCGGCTTATAAAAATGTCCTTGGCAAGAAGAGTTATATACCCCTGGAACAGAGGTAG
- a CDS encoding deoxyribonuclease IV, with protein MRLGAHLSIAKGLPRTAAMATSIGANTFQYFMRNPRGGAARQIPGKEIQAWREARRRADLYPIAGHLPYTVNLGAAAERQQEFTRMVLHDDTLRVAAIDGEYLISHPGHYEGERQAGLDRIIQLIEEAYLSITPPGPMLLLETMAGQGKEVGTIDDLCYILEGLGWPDRVGVCLDSAHLFAAGWDLRTPAGCQQLVQELAAKIGLDRVKAMHLNDSAAPLGSHRDRHAGIGKGELGREGIAAVVNDPFLGELPLFLETPVANYEEYGEEIALIQKLKSV; from the coding sequence ATGCGTCTTGGAGCCCATCTATCCATAGCTAAAGGCCTACCAAGGACTGCAGCCATGGCCACTAGCATAGGAGCCAACACCTTCCAGTATTTTATGCGCAACCCCCGCGGCGGGGCCGCCAGGCAGATTCCCGGCAAAGAGATCCAGGCCTGGAGGGAGGCAAGACGCCGGGCCGATCTTTATCCCATCGCCGGCCATTTGCCTTATACCGTAAACCTGGGCGCCGCCGCTGAAAGACAACAGGAATTTACCCGTATGGTTCTTCATGATGATACCCTGCGGGTGGCAGCCATAGACGGCGAATACCTGATCAGCCATCCCGGCCACTATGAGGGAGAACGCCAGGCCGGCCTAGACAGAATCATCCAGTTGATCGAGGAAGCCTATTTGAGCATTACCCCTCCGGGTCCCATGCTTTTACTGGAAACTATGGCCGGCCAGGGAAAAGAAGTGGGTACCATTGATGATCTGTGCTATATTCTCGAGGGCCTAGGATGGCCGGATAGAGTAGGAGTATGCCTGGACTCGGCCCATCTGTTTGCCGCCGGCTGGGACCTGCGTACCCCGGCAGGTTGCCAGCAACTGGTACAAGAATTGGCCGCAAAAATTGGCCTGGACCGGGTTAAGGCCATGCACCTCAATGATTCCGCCGCACCCCTTGGTAGCCACCGGGACCGCCATGCCGGAATCGGCAAGGGCGAGCTGGGAAGGGAAGGCATAGCGGCGGTAGTTAATGATCCTTTTCTGGGGGAGCTGCCCTTATTTTTAGAAACTCCAGTTGCCAATTACGAAGAATATGGTGAGGAAATTGCCCTGATCCAAAAACTAAAATCCGTTTAG
- a CDS encoding DMT family transporter — MNKQLAADAALLLVTFIWGTTFLVVKRALGGIGPYYFVALRFLLAFIFLALMAWRQLPSLDRLTALHGGVVGLFLSAGCIFQTLGLQYTSAANAGFISGLSVILVPILEAFFARTLPGIFPLLGALSATTGLALLTLKGRLALNPGDFLVFLCALSFAGQIILVERYTSDHDSLLFTTVQLGTVTLVSFLLAIPLETLPVTLTPAVWQAFLLTALPATSLAYLIQNKVQQFTTATHTAIIFTMEPVFAALVAYFWGQEALTWQQGIGCFLILVGMFLAELKVGTGSPANRTLDK, encoded by the coding sequence TTGAATAAACAACTAGCAGCTGATGCCGCCCTTTTGCTGGTAACCTTCATCTGGGGGACTACTTTTCTGGTAGTAAAAAGGGCTTTGGGTGGAATCGGCCCTTACTATTTCGTCGCCCTGCGGTTTTTGCTGGCCTTTATTTTTTTGGCCCTCATGGCCTGGCGGCAATTGCCCTCCCTGGACAGGTTGACCGCCCTGCATGGGGGTGTGGTAGGCTTATTCTTAAGCGCGGGATGCATCTTCCAGACCCTGGGATTGCAATATACTTCTGCGGCTAATGCTGGTTTTATTAGCGGTCTATCGGTCATCCTGGTCCCCATACTGGAGGCGTTTTTTGCCCGTACCCTGCCGGGTATCTTCCCCCTGCTGGGGGCTCTTTCTGCTACTACTGGCCTGGCCCTGCTAACTCTAAAGGGCAGACTGGCCTTAAATCCCGGGGATTTTTTAGTCTTCCTGTGCGCCCTGTCCTTTGCTGGACAAATCATCCTGGTAGAACGTTATACCAGTGACCATGACTCCCTGTTATTCACTACGGTCCAGCTGGGAACAGTAACCCTGGTGTCCTTTTTGCTTGCTATTCCTCTGGAAACTCTACCGGTCACCCTTACTCCCGCCGTCTGGCAGGCCTTCCTGCTAACGGCCCTGCCGGCAACTTCCCTGGCCTACCTGATTCAAAACAAGGTCCAGCAGTTTACCACTGCTACCCATACCGCCATCATCTTCACTATGGAGCCTGTATTTGCCGCCCTGGTGGCCTACTTCTGGGGCCAAGAGGCCTTAACCTGGCAGCAGGGAATCGGTTGCTTTTTAATCCTGGTCGGGATGTTCCTGGCTGAGTTAAAGGTTGGTACCGGCTCCCCAGCCAATAGAACCCTGGATAAATAA